From Mauremys mutica isolate MM-2020 ecotype Southern chromosome 15, ASM2049712v1, whole genome shotgun sequence, one genomic window encodes:
- the CACNG8 gene encoding voltage-dependent calcium channel gamma-8 subunit has product MTIAIGTDYWLYARAFICNTTNISSEEMPHKDKKDPGGLTHSGLWRICCLEGLKRGVCVKINHFPEDTDYDHDSAEYLLRVVRASSIFPILSAILLLMGGFCVAASRVYKSKRNIILGAGILFVAAGLSNIIGVIVYISANAGDPGTKRDDEKKSHYSYGWSFYFGGLSFILAEMIGVLAVNIYIEKNREAHCKSRTELLKNPSSSSNAILRLPSYRFRYRRRSRSSSRSTEPSQSRDASPVGLKGFPSTDISMYTLSRDPSKANVSSLYGAEREGAGGGFLQLHNTFPKDPGVTVTVTGPGAAGATGTLGKDASSNTNTLNRKTTPV; this is encoded by the exons ATGACCATCGCCATCGGCACCGACTACTGGCTCTACGCCCGCGCCTTCATCTGTAACACCACCAACATCTCCAGCGAGGAGATGCCCCACAAGGACAAGAAGGACCCAGGGGGCCTCACCCACTCTGGCCTCTGGAGGATATGCTGCCTGGAAG GCCTGAAGAGGGGTGTGTGCGTGAAAATTAACCACTTCCCCGAGGACACAGATTACGACCACGACAGCGCAGAGTATCTCCTGC gtgTGGTCCGCGCCTCCAGCATCTTCCCGATCCTCAGCGCCATCCTGCTGCTGATGGGGGGGTTCTGCGTGGCCGCCAGCCGGGTCTACAAGTCCAAGCGCAACATCATCCTGGGCGCCGGGATCCTATTCGTCGCTGCTG gcctcagCAACATCATCGGGGTGATCGTGTACATCTCGGCCAACGCCGGGGACCCGGGCACCAAGCGGGACGACGAGAAGAAAAGCCACTACTCCTACGGCTGGTCCTTCTACTTCGGGGGCCTGTCCTTCATCCTGGCCGAGATGATCGGGGTGCTGGCCGTCAACATCTACATCGAGAAGAACCGGGAGGCCCACTGCAAGAGCCGCACCGAGCTGCTGAAGAACCCCTCGTCCTCCTCCAACGCCATCCTGCGCCTGCCCAGCTACCGCTTCCGCTACCGGCGCCGCTCCCGCTCCAGCTCCCGCTCCACCGAGCCCTCGCAGTCGCGGGACGCCTCGCCCGTGGGCCTCAAGGGCTTCCCCTCCACCGACATCTCCATGTACACCCTCTCGCGGGACCCCTCCAAGGCCAACGTCAGCAGCCTCTACGGGGCCGAGCGGGAAGGGGCCGGCGGgggcttcctgcagctccacaaCACCTTCCCCAAGGACCCCGGCGTGACGGTGACGGTGACAGGGCCCGGCGCGGCCGGCGCCACCGGCACCCTGGGCAAGGACGCCTCCTCCAACACCAACACGCTCAACCGGAAGACCACGCCCGTGTAG
- the CACNG6 gene encoding voltage-dependent calcium channel gamma-6 subunit isoform X1, protein MMWPNFFLQEQERMAGLRGRAGGKRRPALTDAQEGKIKLAFFVAIVGVTLTVLAVGTEFWVELNTYKQNHSAMCEAAHFGLWKLCYKKLWLEDVEVERATCGPAELPGEANCSYFKFFSTGENARIFQRTTKKELNITAAVISLLSITLMVMGSLCITMALSKGVEFLLKPASCFFMISGIMVLISLEVFRHSVRWLIGSDQSVPLEYEYSWSVACAVAAGAVLIFGGGCFILLSLPGLPKKPWQCCVRSTATSSA, encoded by the exons ATGATGTGGCCTAATTTTTTCCTCCAGGAGCAGGAGCGCATGGCTGgcttgcggggccgggcaggcggcaAGCGGCGCCCGGCCCTCACCGACGCCCAGGAGGGCAAGATCAAGCTGGCCTTTTTCGTGGCCATCGTGGGGGTGACGCTGACCGTGCTGGCCGTGGGCACCGAGTTCTGGGTGGAGCTCAACACCTACAAGCAGAACCACAGCGCCATGTGCGAGGCCGCCCACTTCGGCCTCTGGAAGCTCTGCTACAAGAAGCTCTGGCTGGAGGACGTGGAGGTGGAGAGGGCGACCTGCGGCCCGGCCGAGCTGCCCGGAG AAGCCAACTGCTCCTACTTCAAATTCTTCAGCACGGGGGAGAACGCCCGCATTTTCCAGAGAACGACTAAAAAAG agctgAACATCACGGCGGCCGTGATCTCTCTTCTGAGCATCACCCTGATGGTGATGGGCTCCCTGTGCATCACCATGGCGCTGAGCAAAGGGGTGGAGTTCCTGCTCAAACCCGCCTCCTGCTTCTTCATGATCTCCG GGATCATGGTTTTGATCAGCCTGGAGGTTTTCCGCCATTCGGTGCGGTGGCTCATCGGCAGCGACCAGAGCGTGCCGCTGGAGTACGAGTACTCGTGGTCCGTGGCCTGCGCCGTGGCCGCCGGTGCCGTGCTGATCTTCGGCGGTGGCTGCTtcatcctcctctcccttccGGGCCTGCCCAAGAAGCCCTGGCAATGCTGCGTCCGGAGCACCGCCACCAGCAGTGCCTGA
- the CACNG6 gene encoding voltage-dependent calcium channel gamma-6 subunit isoform X2, which produces MAGLRGRAGGKRRPALTDAQEGKIKLAFFVAIVGVTLTVLAVGTEFWVELNTYKQNHSAMCEAAHFGLWKLCYKKLWLEDVEVERATCGPAELPGEANCSYFKFFSTGENARIFQRTTKKELNITAAVISLLSITLMVMGSLCITMALSKGVEFLLKPASCFFMISGIMVLISLEVFRHSVRWLIGSDQSVPLEYEYSWSVACAVAAGAVLIFGGGCFILLSLPGLPKKPWQCCVRSTATSSA; this is translated from the exons ATGGCTGgcttgcggggccgggcaggcggcaAGCGGCGCCCGGCCCTCACCGACGCCCAGGAGGGCAAGATCAAGCTGGCCTTTTTCGTGGCCATCGTGGGGGTGACGCTGACCGTGCTGGCCGTGGGCACCGAGTTCTGGGTGGAGCTCAACACCTACAAGCAGAACCACAGCGCCATGTGCGAGGCCGCCCACTTCGGCCTCTGGAAGCTCTGCTACAAGAAGCTCTGGCTGGAGGACGTGGAGGTGGAGAGGGCGACCTGCGGCCCGGCCGAGCTGCCCGGAG AAGCCAACTGCTCCTACTTCAAATTCTTCAGCACGGGGGAGAACGCCCGCATTTTCCAGAGAACGACTAAAAAAG agctgAACATCACGGCGGCCGTGATCTCTCTTCTGAGCATCACCCTGATGGTGATGGGCTCCCTGTGCATCACCATGGCGCTGAGCAAAGGGGTGGAGTTCCTGCTCAAACCCGCCTCCTGCTTCTTCATGATCTCCG GGATCATGGTTTTGATCAGCCTGGAGGTTTTCCGCCATTCGGTGCGGTGGCTCATCGGCAGCGACCAGAGCGTGCCGCTGGAGTACGAGTACTCGTGGTCCGTGGCCTGCGCCGTGGCCGCCGGTGCCGTGCTGATCTTCGGCGGTGGCTGCTtcatcctcctctcccttccGGGCCTGCCCAAGAAGCCCTGGCAATGCTGCGTCCGGAGCACCGCCACCAGCAGTGCCTGA